The following are from one region of the Salvia splendens isolate huo1 chromosome 2, SspV2, whole genome shotgun sequence genome:
- the LOC121792080 gene encoding prosaposin-like, with protein sequence MDRRVLLLLVVLSSCWCCNARDLTVLQSNDRTYALYVQEVTKSEDYCELCEEFASEALNYLTLNKTQAEIITILHKSCSKIPSFKQQCIVLVDYYAPLFFLEVSSLNAKDFCRKVNLCEDPISKPQELPKDKCDLCHTVVAEALLKLKDPDTELEILEMLLKACDSVGKNAEKCKKLVFEYAPVILINAEQFLETSDLCNILHACDSAEAVTEEVSLGTEASMHASS encoded by the exons ATGGACAGAAGGGTACTATTACTTCTAGTCGTGCTCAGCAGCTGCTGGTGCTGTAATGCTAGAGACCTGACAG TTCTACAATCAAATGACAGGACATATGCTCTCTATGTGCAAGAAGTTACCAAAAGTGAAGATTATTGTGAATTGTGTGAGGAATTTGCTTCTGAGGCTCTTAATTACCTTACACTAAATAAAACCCAAGCAGAGATTATCACTATTCTTCACAAATCCTGCTCAAAGATACCTTCATTCAAGCAGCAG TGCATTGTTTTGGTGGACTACTATGCACCTCTGTTTTTCTTAGAGGTTTCCTCTTTAAACGCTAAAGATTTCTGCCGAAAGGTTAATCTTTGTGAAGACCCCATTTCCAAGCCTCAAGAACTCCCTAAAGATAAATGTGATCTATGCCATACTGTTGTTGCAGAGGCTTTACTGAAGTTGAAAGATCCAGACACTGAG TTGGAAATACTTGAGATGCTTCTGAAGGCGTGCGACTCTGTCGGTAAAAATGCCGAAAAG TGCAAGAAGTTAGTTTTCGAGTATGCGCCTGTTATCCTCATCAATGCCGAGCAGTTCCTGGAAACGAGTGATCTATGCAACATACTACATGCCTGTGATTCAGCAGAAGCGGTTACTGAGGAAGTGTCACTGGGTACGGAGGCATCCATGCACGCATCATCTTAG